Proteins from a genomic interval of Nerophis lumbriciformis linkage group LG01, RoL_Nlum_v2.1, whole genome shotgun sequence:
- the pcbp2 gene encoding poly(rC)-binding protein 2 isoform X2: MDPSMVEGGLNVTLTIRLLMHGKEVGSIIGKKGESVKKMREESGARINISEGNCPERIITLAGPTTSIFKAFSMIIEKLEEDISTSMTNSTATSKPPVTMRLVVPASQCGSLIGKGGCKIKEIRESAGAQVQVAGDMLPNSTERAITVAGTPQSIIECVKQICVVMLESPPKGVTIPYRPKPSGSPVIFAGGQAYAVQGQHAIPQPDVSEGPSLTKLHQLAMQQSPFPIAHSNQGFQAGMDASAQTGSLELTISNELIGCIIGRQGAKINEIRQMSGAQIKIANPVEGSTDRQVTITGSHASINLAEYLINARLSSETTGLAAN, translated from the exons ATGGACCCGAGTATGGTTGAAGGAGGACTTAATGTCACCTTAACCATCAGGTTACTCATGCATGGAAAG GAGGTTGGAAGCATAATTGGCAAG AAAGGAGAATCTGTTAAGAAAATGAGAGAGGAG AGTGGTGCTCGCATCAACATCTCAGAGGGGAACTGTCCAGAGAGGATTATAACCCTTGCAGGACCCACCACCTCTATTTTCAAGGCTTTCTCCATGATCATCGAGAAATTGGAGGAG GACATCAGTACATCAATGACTAACAGTACAGCCACCAGCAAACCGCCTGTCACCATGCGCCTCGTCGTGCCTGCCAGCCAGTGTGGCTCGCTCATCGGCAAAGGGGGATGCAAAATCAAGGAAATTAGAGAG TCAGCAGGGGCTCAGGTACAAGTAGCAGGGGACATGTTGCCCAACTCAACAGAGCGTGCTATCACTGTTGCAGGCACCCCACAGTCCATCATCGAGTGTGTCAAGCAGATCTGTGTCGTCATGCTTGAG TCTCCTCCAAAGGGAGTGACCATCCCATACCGACCCAAACCCTCAGGCTCTCCTGTAATTTTTGCAGGTGGACAG GCATACGCTGTCCAAGGGCAGCACGCCATCCCTCAGCCTGATGTAAGTGAAGGGCCCTCT CTCACCAAACTTCACCAGCTGGCCATGCAGCAGAGCCCCTTCCCTATTGCACACAGCAACCAGGGCTTCCAGG CTGGGATGGACGCATCTGCACAAACTGGCTCGCTTGAGCTCACCATTTCAAACGAA CTCATCGGTTGCATCATCGGCCGTCAGGGTGCAAAGATCAACGAGATCCGCCAGATGTCAGGTGCCCAGATTAAGATTGCGAATCCTGTGGAGGGTTCCACTGACAGACAGGTCACCATCACTGGTTCCCATGCCAGCATCAACCTTGCGGAGTACCTTATCAATGCTCG GCTCTCTTCTGAAACCACTGGACTTGCAGCCAACTGA
- the pcbp2 gene encoding poly(rC)-binding protein 2 isoform X1 — protein MDPSMVEGGLNVTLTIRLLMHGKEVGSIIGKKGESVKKMREESGARINISEGNCPERIITLAGPTTSIFKAFSMIIEKLEEDISTSMTNSTATSKPPVTMRLVVPASQCGSLIGKGGCKIKEIRESAGAQVQVAGDMLPNSTERAITVAGTPQSIIECVKQICVVMLESPPKGVTIPYRPKPSGSPVIFAGGQAYAVQGQHAIPQPDLTKLHQLAMQQSPFPIAHSNQGFQGTWASYKRRSLICIDIIHSDVVVFCIPAAGMDASAQTGSLELTISNELIGCIIGRQGAKINEIRQMSGAQIKIANPVEGSTDRQVTITGSHASINLAEYLINARLSSETTGLAAN, from the exons ATGGACCCGAGTATGGTTGAAGGAGGACTTAATGTCACCTTAACCATCAGGTTACTCATGCATGGAAAG GAGGTTGGAAGCATAATTGGCAAG AAAGGAGAATCTGTTAAGAAAATGAGAGAGGAG AGTGGTGCTCGCATCAACATCTCAGAGGGGAACTGTCCAGAGAGGATTATAACCCTTGCAGGACCCACCACCTCTATTTTCAAGGCTTTCTCCATGATCATCGAGAAATTGGAGGAG GACATCAGTACATCAATGACTAACAGTACAGCCACCAGCAAACCGCCTGTCACCATGCGCCTCGTCGTGCCTGCCAGCCAGTGTGGCTCGCTCATCGGCAAAGGGGGATGCAAAATCAAGGAAATTAGAGAG TCAGCAGGGGCTCAGGTACAAGTAGCAGGGGACATGTTGCCCAACTCAACAGAGCGTGCTATCACTGTTGCAGGCACCCCACAGTCCATCATCGAGTGTGTCAAGCAGATCTGTGTCGTCATGCTTGAG TCTCCTCCAAAGGGAGTGACCATCCCATACCGACCCAAACCCTCAGGCTCTCCTGTAATTTTTGCAGGTGGACAG GCATACGCTGTCCAAGGGCAGCACGCCATCCCTCAGCCTGAT CTCACCAAACTTCACCAGCTGGCCATGCAGCAGAGCCCCTTCCCTATTGCACACAGCAACCAGGGCTTCCAGGGTACATGGGCTTCCTACAAAAGGCGGTCACTGATTTGTATTGACATTATTCATtctgatgttgttgttttttgcattcCTGCAGCTGGGATGGACGCATCTGCACAAACTGGCTCGCTTGAGCTCACCATTTCAAACGAA CTCATCGGTTGCATCATCGGCCGTCAGGGTGCAAAGATCAACGAGATCCGCCAGATGTCAGGTGCCCAGATTAAGATTGCGAATCCTGTGGAGGGTTCCACTGACAGACAGGTCACCATCACTGGTTCCCATGCCAGCATCAACCTTGCGGAGTACCTTATCAATGCTCG GCTCTCTTCTGAAACCACTGGACTTGCAGCCAACTGA
- the pcbp2 gene encoding poly(rC)-binding protein 2 isoform X4 has protein sequence MREESGARINISEGNCPERIITLAGPTTSIFKAFSMIIEKLEEDISTSMTNSTATSKPPVTMRLVVPASQCGSLIGKGGCKIKEIRESAGAQVQVAGDMLPNSTERAITVAGTPQSIIECVKQICVVMLESPPKGVTIPYRPKPSGSPVIFAGGQAYAVQGQHAIPQPDLTKLHQLAMQQSPFPIAHSNQGFQGTWASYKRRSLICIDIIHSDVVVFCIPAAGMDASAQTGSLELTISNELIGCIIGRQGAKINEIRQMSGAQIKIANPVEGSTDRQVTITGSHASINLAEYLINARLSSETTGLAAN, from the exons ATGAGAGAGGAG AGTGGTGCTCGCATCAACATCTCAGAGGGGAACTGTCCAGAGAGGATTATAACCCTTGCAGGACCCACCACCTCTATTTTCAAGGCTTTCTCCATGATCATCGAGAAATTGGAGGAG GACATCAGTACATCAATGACTAACAGTACAGCCACCAGCAAACCGCCTGTCACCATGCGCCTCGTCGTGCCTGCCAGCCAGTGTGGCTCGCTCATCGGCAAAGGGGGATGCAAAATCAAGGAAATTAGAGAG TCAGCAGGGGCTCAGGTACAAGTAGCAGGGGACATGTTGCCCAACTCAACAGAGCGTGCTATCACTGTTGCAGGCACCCCACAGTCCATCATCGAGTGTGTCAAGCAGATCTGTGTCGTCATGCTTGAG TCTCCTCCAAAGGGAGTGACCATCCCATACCGACCCAAACCCTCAGGCTCTCCTGTAATTTTTGCAGGTGGACAG GCATACGCTGTCCAAGGGCAGCACGCCATCCCTCAGCCTGAT CTCACCAAACTTCACCAGCTGGCCATGCAGCAGAGCCCCTTCCCTATTGCACACAGCAACCAGGGCTTCCAGGGTACATGGGCTTCCTACAAAAGGCGGTCACTGATTTGTATTGACATTATTCATtctgatgttgttgttttttgcattcCTGCAGCTGGGATGGACGCATCTGCACAAACTGGCTCGCTTGAGCTCACCATTTCAAACGAA CTCATCGGTTGCATCATCGGCCGTCAGGGTGCAAAGATCAACGAGATCCGCCAGATGTCAGGTGCCCAGATTAAGATTGCGAATCCTGTGGAGGGTTCCACTGACAGACAGGTCACCATCACTGGTTCCCATGCCAGCATCAACCTTGCGGAGTACCTTATCAATGCTCG GCTCTCTTCTGAAACCACTGGACTTGCAGCCAACTGA
- the pcbp2 gene encoding poly(rC)-binding protein 2 isoform X3 — protein sequence MDPSMVEGGLNVTLTIRLLMHGKEVGSIIGKKGESVKKMREESGARINISEGNCPERIITLAGPTTSIFKAFSMIIEKLEEDISTSMTNSTATSKPPVTMRLVVPASQCGSLIGKGGCKIKEIRESAGAQVQVAGDMLPNSTERAITVAGTPQSIIECVKQICVVMLESPPKGVTIPYRPKPSGSPVIFAGGQAYAVQGQHAIPQPDLTKLHQLAMQQSPFPIAHSNQGFQAGMDASAQTGSLELTISNELIGCIIGRQGAKINEIRQMSGAQIKIANPVEGSTDRQVTITGSHASINLAEYLINARLSSETTGLAAN from the exons ATGGACCCGAGTATGGTTGAAGGAGGACTTAATGTCACCTTAACCATCAGGTTACTCATGCATGGAAAG GAGGTTGGAAGCATAATTGGCAAG AAAGGAGAATCTGTTAAGAAAATGAGAGAGGAG AGTGGTGCTCGCATCAACATCTCAGAGGGGAACTGTCCAGAGAGGATTATAACCCTTGCAGGACCCACCACCTCTATTTTCAAGGCTTTCTCCATGATCATCGAGAAATTGGAGGAG GACATCAGTACATCAATGACTAACAGTACAGCCACCAGCAAACCGCCTGTCACCATGCGCCTCGTCGTGCCTGCCAGCCAGTGTGGCTCGCTCATCGGCAAAGGGGGATGCAAAATCAAGGAAATTAGAGAG TCAGCAGGGGCTCAGGTACAAGTAGCAGGGGACATGTTGCCCAACTCAACAGAGCGTGCTATCACTGTTGCAGGCACCCCACAGTCCATCATCGAGTGTGTCAAGCAGATCTGTGTCGTCATGCTTGAG TCTCCTCCAAAGGGAGTGACCATCCCATACCGACCCAAACCCTCAGGCTCTCCTGTAATTTTTGCAGGTGGACAG GCATACGCTGTCCAAGGGCAGCACGCCATCCCTCAGCCTGAT CTCACCAAACTTCACCAGCTGGCCATGCAGCAGAGCCCCTTCCCTATTGCACACAGCAACCAGGGCTTCCAGG CTGGGATGGACGCATCTGCACAAACTGGCTCGCTTGAGCTCACCATTTCAAACGAA CTCATCGGTTGCATCATCGGCCGTCAGGGTGCAAAGATCAACGAGATCCGCCAGATGTCAGGTGCCCAGATTAAGATTGCGAATCCTGTGGAGGGTTCCACTGACAGACAGGTCACCATCACTGGTTCCCATGCCAGCATCAACCTTGCGGAGTACCTTATCAATGCTCG GCTCTCTTCTGAAACCACTGGACTTGCAGCCAACTGA